Proteins from one Pseudomonas sp. KBS0710 genomic window:
- a CDS encoding DUF6124 family protein, whose translation MFKPTPNPPPTVFTIDTGSDDESLLINSFEAFSSVSTLLLDLSEALEGKHRDTVLAIHQLSALGTLMVGKMLDRHAPAR comes from the coding sequence ATGTTCAAACCAACCCCAAATCCGCCTCCGACCGTTTTCACCATCGACACAGGCAGCGACGACGAATCCCTGCTGATCAACAGTTTCGAAGCCTTCTCCTCGGTCAGCACCTTGTTGCTTGATTTGTCCGAGGCGCTGGAAGGCAAGCACCGCGATACCGTCCTGGCAATTCACCAGCTCAGTGCCCTCGGCACCTTGATGGTTGGCAAAATGCTCGACCGCCACGCCCCGGCTCGCTAA
- the glnA gene encoding glutamate--ammonia ligase has product MSKSVQLIKDHDVKWIDLRFTDTKGTQHHVTMPARDALDDAFFEEGKMFDGSSIAGWKGIEASDMILMPDDSTAVLDPFTEDPTLIIVCDVIEPSTMQGYDRDPRAIAKRAEEYLKSTGIGDTVFVGPEPEFFIFDSVKFKSDISGSMFKIFSEQGSWMSDQDIEGGNKGHRPGVKGGYFPVPPFDHDHEIRTSMCNAMEEMGLVIEVHHHEVATAGQNEIGVKFNTLVAKADEVQTLKYCVHNVADAYGRTATFMPKPLYGDNGSGMHVHLSIAKDGKNTFAGEGYAGLSDTALYFIGGIIKHGKALNGFTNPSTNSYKRLVPGFEAPVMLAYSARNRSASIRIPYVSSPRARRIEARFPDPAANPYLAFAALVMAGLDGIQNKIHPGDAADKNLYDLPPEEAKEIPQVCGSLKEALEELDKGRAFLTKGGVFSDDFIDAYIELKSEEEIKVRTFVHPLEYELYYSC; this is encoded by the coding sequence ATGTCGAAGTCGGTTCAACTCATCAAAGATCATGACGTTAAATGGATTGATCTGCGCTTCACGGACACTAAAGGTACTCAGCACCACGTGACCATGCCGGCTCGTGACGCGCTGGATGATGCGTTCTTCGAAGAAGGCAAAATGTTCGACGGTTCCTCCATTGCCGGCTGGAAAGGCATCGAAGCTTCCGACATGATCCTGATGCCGGACGACAGCACTGCCGTACTCGACCCGTTCACCGAAGACCCAACCCTGATCATCGTCTGCGACGTGATCGAGCCTTCGACCATGCAAGGCTACGACCGCGACCCACGTGCGATCGCCAAGCGTGCCGAGGAATACCTGAAATCGACCGGTATCGGCGACACCGTATTCGTAGGCCCGGAGCCAGAATTCTTCATCTTTGATTCGGTCAAGTTCAAGTCCGACATCTCCGGCTCCATGTTCAAAATCTTCTCCGAACAAGGTTCGTGGATGTCCGACCAGGACATCGAAGGCGGCAACAAAGGCCACCGTCCAGGCGTTAAAGGTGGTTACTTCCCGGTTCCGCCGTTCGACCACGACCACGAAATCCGTACCTCCATGTGCAACGCCATGGAAGAAATGGGCCTGGTTATCGAAGTTCACCACCACGAAGTGGCGACTGCCGGCCAGAACGAAATCGGCGTGAAGTTCAACACCCTGGTGGCCAAGGCTGACGAAGTTCAGACCCTGAAGTACTGCGTACACAACGTGGCTGATGCCTACGGCCGTACCGCTACCTTCATGCCTAAGCCACTGTACGGCGATAACGGTTCGGGTATGCACGTTCACCTGTCCATCGCCAAAGATGGCAAGAACACCTTCGCTGGCGAAGGTTATGCCGGCCTGTCCGACACTGCCCTGTACTTCATCGGCGGTATCATCAAGCACGGTAAGGCCCTGAACGGCTTCACCAACCCGTCGACCAACTCCTACAAGCGTCTGGTCCCAGGTTTCGAAGCACCGGTAATGCTGGCCTACTCGGCGCGTAACCGTTCCGCTTCGATCCGTATTCCTTACGTGTCCAGCCCTCGCGCTCGCCGTATCGAAGCTCGCTTCCCGGACCCGGCGGCCAACCCATACCTGGCCTTCGCTGCACTGGTAATGGCTGGCCTGGACGGTATCCAGAACAAGATCCACCCAGGCGACGCCGCCGACAAAAACTTGTACGACCTGCCGCCTGAAGAGGCCAAAGAGATCCCACAAGTGTGCGGCAGCCTGAAAGAAGCCCTGGAAGAGCTGGACAAGGGCCGTGCGTTCCTGACCAAAGGCGGCGTATTCAGCGACGACTTCATCGATGCCTACATCGAGCTGAAAAGCGAAGAAGAAATCAAAGTACGTACCTTCGTACACCCACTGGAATACGAGCTGTACTACAGCTGCTGA
- the thiI gene encoding tRNA uracil 4-sulfurtransferase ThiI, which yields MKLIVKVFPEITIKSRPVRTRFIRQLAKNIRAVLRDLDPAVVVNGVWDNLELETRITDAKALKDMTERLSCMPGIAHFLQVDEYPLGDFDDITEKCKQHYGESLEGKIFSVRCKRAGKHTFSSMDVEKYVGSKLRRECGAAGISLKAPQIEVRMEIRDQRLFVIHSQHNSIGGYPLGALEQTLVLMSGGFDSTVAAYQIMRRGLMSHFCFFNLGGRAHELGVMEVAHFIWKKYGSSQRVLFVSVPFEEVLGEILGKVDNSHMGVVLKRMMLRAASRIADQLQIDALVTGEAISQVSSQTLPNLSLIDCVTEKLVLRPLIASHKQDIIDLAEEIGTADFAKHMPEYCGVISVNPKTHAKRNRVEYEEQQFDMAILERALENAKLVPIDRVIDELGQDVQIEEVSEALAGQIVVDIRHPDAAEDEPLEIAGIDVQALPFYALNARFKELDNSRQYLLYCDKGVMSRLHAHHLLSEGYANVRVYRPS from the coding sequence ATGAAATTAATCGTAAAAGTCTTCCCCGAGATCACCATCAAGAGCCGACCGGTACGGACGCGTTTCATCCGTCAGTTGGCCAAGAACATCCGTGCCGTGCTCCGAGACCTGGACCCGGCTGTGGTGGTGAACGGCGTGTGGGACAACCTCGAGCTGGAAACCCGCATTACCGACGCCAAAGCCTTGAAGGACATGACCGAGCGCCTGAGCTGCATGCCGGGCATTGCGCATTTCCTGCAGGTGGATGAGTACCCGCTGGGCGACTTCGACGACATCACCGAAAAGTGCAAACAGCACTACGGCGAGTCGCTGGAAGGCAAGATCTTTTCGGTGCGCTGCAAGCGTGCCGGCAAGCACACGTTCAGCTCCATGGATGTAGAGAAATACGTCGGCAGCAAGCTGCGTCGCGAGTGCGGCGCCGCCGGAATTTCCCTCAAAGCGCCGCAAATTGAAGTGCGCATGGAAATTCGCGACCAACGGTTGTTTGTGATCCACAGCCAGCACAACAGCATCGGCGGCTACCCGCTGGGCGCCCTGGAACAGACCCTGGTACTCATGTCCGGCGGTTTCGATTCCACGGTGGCGGCCTACCAGATCATGCGCCGCGGCCTGATGAGCCACTTCTGCTTCTTTAACCTGGGCGGGCGTGCACACGAATTGGGCGTGATGGAAGTCGCGCACTTTATCTGGAAGAAGTACGGCAGCTCCCAACGCGTGCTATTTGTAAGCGTGCCGTTCGAGGAAGTGCTGGGCGAAATTCTCGGCAAAGTCGATAACAGTCATATGGGCGTGGTATTGAAGCGTATGATGTTGCGCGCTGCGTCGCGAATCGCCGATCAATTGCAGATCGACGCGCTGGTGACCGGTGAAGCGATCTCCCAGGTGTCCAGCCAGACGCTGCCGAACCTGTCGCTGATTGATTGCGTCACCGAGAAGCTGGTCTTGCGCCCGCTGATCGCCAGCCACAAGCAGGACATCATCGACCTGGCAGAAGAAATCGGCACGGCCGACTTTGCCAAGCACATGCCTGAATATTGCGGGGTCATTTCGGTGAACCCCAAGACCCACGCCAAGCGCAACCGCGTGGAGTATGAAGAACAACAGTTTGATATGGCGATTCTTGAGCGTGCGCTTGAGAACGCCAAACTGGTCCCGATCGATCGTGTCATCGATGAATTGGGCCAGGATGTGCAAATCGAAGAAGTCAGCGAAGCCCTGGCCGGCCAGATCGTCGTCGACATCCGTCACCCGGATGCCGCCGAAGATGAGCCGCTGGAAATCGCGGGCATCGACGTGCAAGCGCTGCCGTTCTACGCATTGAACGCGCGCTTCAAGGAACTGGATAACAGCCGTCAGTACCTGCTGTATTGCGACAAAGGCGTGATGAGTCGCCTGCATGCCCACCATTTGCTCAGTGAGGGGTATGCCAATGTGCGCGTTTATCGACCGAGCTAA
- the typA gene encoding translational GTPase TypA: MIENLRNIAIIAHVDHGKTTLVDKLLRQSGTLERNELNDERVMDSNDQEKERGITILAKNTAINWNGYHINIVDTPGHADFGGEVERVMSMVDSVLLLVDAQDGPMPQTRFVTKKAFEAGLRPIVCINKVDRPGARPDWVLDQIFDLFDNLGATEEQLDFKVVYASALNGIAGLEHTDMAEDMTPLYQSIVDNVPAPKVDREGPFQMQISALDYNSFLGVIGVGRIARGSVKPNTPVVAIGADGKKRNGRILKLMGHHGLHRIDVEEAFAGDIVCVSGMDSLFISDTLCQPDNVEAMKPLTVDEPTVSMTFQVNDSPFCGKEGKFVTSRNIKERLDKELLYNVALRVEEGDSADKFKVSGRGELHLSVLIETMRREGFEMGVGRPEVIIRQVDGVKQEPFENVTIDTPEESQGKVMEEMGLRKGDLTNMVPDGKGRVRLEYNIPARGLIGFRNQFLTLTNGAGILTSIFDRYDTMKSGDMSGRQNGVLVSVETGKALTYSLETLQARGKLFVEHGQEIYNGQIVGLNSRDNDMGVNPTKGKKLDNMRASGKDETIALVPPVRFTLEQALEFIQDDELCEVTPKSIRLRKKILDEGERTRAAKKAKN, from the coding sequence GTGATCGAAAATCTACGTAACATCGCCATCATTGCTCACGTTGACCATGGTAAAACCACCCTGGTAGACAAACTCCTGCGTCAATCCGGCACCCTGGAGCGCAACGAGCTCAACGACGAGCGCGTGATGGACTCCAACGACCAGGAAAAAGAGCGCGGTATTACCATCCTGGCTAAAAACACCGCTATCAACTGGAACGGCTACCACATCAACATCGTGGATACCCCGGGCCACGCCGACTTCGGCGGCGAAGTAGAACGCGTAATGTCGATGGTTGACTCCGTTCTGCTGCTGGTTGACGCTCAAGACGGCCCTATGCCGCAAACCCGTTTCGTGACCAAGAAGGCTTTCGAAGCCGGCCTGCGTCCGATCGTGTGCATCAACAAGGTTGACCGTCCAGGCGCGCGTCCGGACTGGGTTCTGGACCAGATCTTCGACCTGTTCGACAACCTGGGTGCTACCGAAGAACAGCTGGACTTCAAAGTGGTCTACGCCTCGGCCCTGAACGGCATTGCCGGTCTGGAACACACCGACATGGCTGAAGACATGACCCCGCTGTACCAGTCGATCGTCGACAACGTACCGGCACCAAAAGTTGACCGTGAAGGCCCGTTCCAGATGCAAATCTCGGCACTGGACTACAACAGCTTCCTGGGTGTTATCGGTGTTGGCCGTATCGCGCGTGGTAGCGTCAAGCCGAACACCCCAGTTGTCGCCATCGGCGCCGACGGCAAGAAGCGTAACGGTCGTATCCTGAAGCTGATGGGTCACCACGGCCTGCACCGCATCGACGTTGAAGAAGCTTTCGCCGGCGACATCGTGTGCGTGAGCGGTATGGACTCGCTGTTCATCTCCGACACCCTGTGCCAGCCGGACAACGTTGAGGCGATGAAGCCTCTGACCGTTGACGAGCCAACCGTTTCCATGACCTTCCAGGTAAACGACTCGCCTTTCTGCGGTAAAGAAGGCAAGTTCGTGACTTCCCGTAACATCAAGGAACGTCTGGACAAAGAGCTGCTGTACAACGTTGCTCTGCGCGTTGAAGAAGGCGACTCGGCTGACAAGTTCAAGGTTTCCGGCCGTGGTGAGCTGCACCTCTCGGTACTGATCGAAACCATGCGTCGCGAAGGCTTCGAAATGGGCGTTGGTCGTCCTGAAGTGATCATCCGTCAGGTTGACGGCGTGAAGCAGGAACCGTTCGAAAACGTAACCATCGACACCCCTGAAGAATCCCAGGGCAAGGTCATGGAAGAGATGGGCCTGCGTAAGGGCGACCTGACCAACATGGTGCCGGATGGCAAAGGCCGTGTACGTCTGGAATACAACATCCCTGCTCGTGGTCTGATCGGTTTCCGTAACCAGTTCCTGACCCTGACCAACGGTGCTGGCATCCTGACCTCGATCTTCGATCGCTACGACACCATGAAGTCCGGCGACATGTCCGGCCGTCAGAACGGTGTTCTGGTATCGGTAGAAACCGGCAAGGCGCTGACCTACTCCCTGGAAACTCTGCAGGCGCGTGGCAAGCTGTTCGTTGAACACGGTCAAGAGATCTACAACGGTCAGATCGTTGGTCTGAACAGCCGTGACAACGACATGGGCGTTAACCCAACCAAAGGCAAGAAGCTCGACAACATGCGTGCTTCGGGTAAAGACGAAACCATCGCTCTGGTCCCACCTGTTCGCTTCACCCTGGAACAGGCCCTGGAATTCATCCAGGACGACGAGCTGTGCGAAGTTACGCCTAAGTCGATCCGCCTGCGTAAGAAGATCCTGGACGAAGGCGAGCGTACCCGCGCTGCCAAGAAAGCCAAGAACTGA
- a CDS encoding chorismate mutase: MKHRFAFALLFACATASAAPPTLEPLLNSIAERLEIADQVALSKWDSHKPVEDKKREQEVIASVTAQAPNYKLDHAAAEQFFSAQIEANKLVQYTHLSDWQFQGKAPDDPRPDLVKQIRPQLDQLQKTLLQQLADFTPQRADPQCPQWLAAAVHEPLNDPLRQLAMIRATAELCIYKG, encoded by the coding sequence TTGAAACATAGATTTGCATTCGCCCTGTTATTCGCCTGCGCCACAGCCAGCGCAGCGCCGCCCACTCTGGAACCCTTGCTCAACAGCATCGCCGAGCGCCTGGAGATTGCCGATCAGGTAGCCCTGAGCAAATGGGACAGCCACAAGCCCGTAGAAGACAAAAAACGCGAACAAGAGGTAATCGCCAGCGTCACCGCCCAGGCGCCCAACTACAAACTGGACCACGCCGCCGCCGAGCAGTTTTTCTCGGCGCAGATCGAAGCCAACAAACTTGTGCAATACACCCACCTGTCCGACTGGCAGTTCCAGGGCAAAGCCCCCGACGACCCGCGCCCGGATCTGGTGAAGCAGATTCGGCCGCAACTGGACCAACTGCAAAAAACCTTGCTGCAGCAACTGGCCGACTTCACCCCGCAGCGCGCCGACCCGCAATGCCCGCAGTGGCTGGCTGCCGCCGTGCATGAGCCGCTGAATGATCCGCTGCGCCAACTGGCAATGATCCGCGCCACCGCCGAGCTGTGCATCTACAAAGGTTAA